The proteins below are encoded in one region of Colletotrichum lupini chromosome 5, complete sequence:
- a CDS encoding WD domain-containing protein: MSGLFGAASAASSSNTVGDLKQDVALNNPPEDSISDLAFSPAQNQTSDFLAVSSWDKKVRIYEIAPNGQSEGRHAYEHDGPVLGCDWSKDGTKVLSGGADKAVKLCDLGSQQTIKIGEHDQPVKSVRFFESSGTPMAVSGSWDKTVKYWDMRSPTPAASLACQERVYTIDVRNDLLVIGTADRYINVVDLKNPTKFYKTLQSPLKWQTRVVSCFADAAGFAIGSIEGRCAIQYVEDKDATSNFSFKCHRDPPANNVTNVYAVNDISFHPVHGTFSTAGSDGTFHFWDKDAKHRLKGYPQVGGSITATTFNKTGSIFAYGISYDWAKGFQHNTQAYPTKVMLHPVQADECKPRPTMKKR, encoded by the exons ATGTCCGGCCTCTTTGGCGCCGCATCGGCGGCCTCGTCGAGCAACACGGTCGGCGATCTCAAGCAGGACGTCGCTCTCAACAACCCACCCGAAGACAGCATTTCCGATCTCGCCTTCTCTCCCGCTCAGAACCAGACCAGCGACTTTTTGGCAGTCTCCAGTTGGGACAAGAAAGTCAGGATATACGAGATTGCCCCCAACGGGCAGAGCGAAGGGCGGCACGCCTACGAACACGATGGCCCAGTCTTGGGCTGCGACTGGTCCAAG GACGGCACAAAAGTTCTCTCTGGCGGCGCCGACAAGGCCGTCAAGCTCTGCGACCTGGGCTCCCAGCAGACGATCAAGATTGGCGAGCACGACCAGCCGGTCAAGTCGGTCCGCTTCTTCGAGTCGTCCGGTACTCCGATGGCCGTGTCGGGCTCCTGGGACAAGACGGTCAAGTACTGGGACATGCGCTCGCCCACACCCGCGGCGTCGCTGGCCTGCCAGGAACGCGTATACACGATCGACGTGCGAAACGATCTCCTCGTCATAGGAACCGCCGACCGGTACATCAACGTGGTGGACCTCAAGAACCCGACAAAGTTTTACAAGACCCTGCAGAGTCCTCTCAAGTGGCAGACGAGGGTCGTCAGCTGTTTCGCGGACGCTGCTGGCTTTGCCATTGGTAGTATCGAGGGACGTTGCGCGATTCAGTATGTCGAGGACAAGGATGCTAC ATCCAACTTCTCCTTCAAGTGCCACCGAGACCCTCCCGCCAACAACGTCACCAACGTCTACGCTGTCAATGACATCTCCTTCCACCCCGTTCACGGCACCTTCAGCACGGCCGGCTCTGACGGCACCTTCCACTTCTGGGACAAGGATGCCAAGCACCGTCTCAAGGGCTACCCCCAGGTCGGCGGCAGCATCACGGCCACCACCTTCAACAAGACCGGATCCATCTTCGCGTACGGTATCAGTTATGACTGGGCTAAGGGCTTCCAGCACAACACGCAGGCGTACCCCACCAAGGTCATGTTGCACCCGGTTCAGGCGGATGAGTGCAAGCCTCGCCCGACCATGAAGAAGCGATAA
- a CDS encoding PfkB family carbohydrate kinase, giving the protein MSESPGGPEPGMGSPAPAFISLGMVVIDELRFPDGRVLRDVPGGSGFYGEWKLWQPDFEPHLLQQIAGWGVTVHYDETPDRLSTRGLLEYENDAFGTRLPEPLLRSSVIHTLATPEDLERHVETLTNLRGQMENPSSLIAWEPSPLNVHNRKAEHLRALHLSDICSPNDHELLRMKGIDEIPGVPYNRTLIERHAINLSGGIKASGHSALLEEVRNRPRVTVIRCGEQGCLTIPRGGNPIWLPPFYDHDSSKVQDPTGAGNAFLGAFAVAFARTDDAVLASAYGSVAAGFVIEQIGPPRREVIDGRECWNGEAFEDRLRTYLDKVATWSTDGVLQSK; this is encoded by the exons ATGTCCGAATCGCCGGGCGGTCCGGAGCCGGGGATGGGGTCGCCGGCTCCGGCTTTTATTTCGCTCGGCATGGTTGTGATTGATGAGCTCCGCTTTCCGGACGGGAGAGTTCTTCGCGACGTTCCCGGCGGTTCTGGGTTTTATGGTGAGTGGAAGCTGTGGCAGCCGGACTTTGAGCCTCACCTATT ACAGCAGATTGCGGGATGGGGTGTCACCGTTCATTATGACGAGACGCCGGATAGGCTGTCAACGAGAGGTCTTTTGGAATATGAGAATGATGCCTTTGGAA CCCGGCTTCCCGAACCTCTTCTTCGATCCTCAGTAATTCACACCCTAGCGACGCCAGAAGACCTTGAGCGCCATGTGGAAACTCTTACGAACCTCCGCGGTCAAATGGAAAACCCAAGTTCCCTAATCGCATGGGAACCATCGCCTCTCAACGTTCACAACCGGAAAGCCGAGCACTTGAGAGCCCTCCACCTCTCAGATATCTGTTCTCCAAATGACCACGAACTCCTCCGTATGAAAGGCATAGACGAGATTCCGGGAGTCCCTTACAACAGAACACTGATAGAACGCCATGCTATCAACCTCTCCGGTGGGATCAAGGCATCGGGGCATTCTGCATTGCTGGAGGAAGTGCGGAACAGACCGCGGGTCACGGTCATCAGGTGCGGCGAACAGGGCTGTCTCACGATTCCCCGGGGCGGCAACCCGATATGGCTGCCCCCTTTCTACGACCATGACTCTTCGAAAGTCCAAGACCCCACAGGTGCCGGGAATGCGTTCCTCGGAGCATTTGCAGTTGCTTTCGCGAGAACAGATGACGCGGTGCTTGCGTCCGCGTATGGGTCTGTGGCGGCCGGCTTCGTTATCGAGCAGATTGGTCCGCCTCGGAGAGAGGTCATCGACGGCAGAGAGTGCTGGAATGGGGAGGCGTTTGAGGACAGGTTGAGGACATATCTGGACAAGGTCGCGACATGGTCGACCGATGGAGTACTGCAAAGCAAGTAG
- a CDS encoding homoserine kinase → MTKETFVIKTPSSSANIGPGFDVIGLALSVYLELHVTVDRSKTSSSEPLSCRLTYEGQGEGSSDISLDPSVNLITRVALYVLRCHGQRMFPVETHVHIKNPIPLGRGLGSSGSAVVAGVMLGKEVGHLDHLSLDRLFDFCLMIVLLTNKPERHPDNVGASLYGGFVGTYLRPLKPEDVQRIEIPLSEVLPAPAGGVDTGETPPEPPHGIGHHIKFPWAKEIKAIAIIPDFQVPTHLAREVLPPHYTRPDVTFNMQRIALLPVALGTSPPDPELIHLAMQDKIHQPYRQTLIPGLSQIVEGMSPSTQPGFLGVCLSGAGPTILALATSNFEEIANKIIKILRENNADKNVGCEWKILEPAEGTQVIR, encoded by the exons ATGACCAAAGAAACATTCGTGATCAAGACGCCCTCGTCCTCGGCCAACATCGGCCCCGGCTTCGACGTCATCGGCCTCGCCCTCTCCGTCTACCTCGAGCTGCACGTCACCGTCGACCGCTCAAAGACCTCCTCCTCGGAGCCCCTCAGCTGCCGCCTCACCTACGAGGGCCAGGGCGAGGGCTCCTCTGATATCAGCCTCGACCCGTCCGTCAACCTCATCACCCGCGTCGCCCTCTATGTCCTGCGGTGCCACGGCCAGCGGATGTTCCCTGTCGAGACCCATGTCCACATCAAGAACCCCATCCCGCTCGGCCGCGGCCTCGGTAGCTCCGGCTCCGCTGTCGTTGCCGGCGTCATGCTCGGAAAAGAGGTCGGACACCTGGATCACCTCAGCTTGGACAGACTATTCGACTTCTGTTTGATGATTG TGTTACTCACAAACAAACCAGAGAGACACCCCGACAATGTCGGCGCCTCGCTATACGGCGGCTTCGTCGGCACCTACCTCCGCCCCCTGAAGCCCGAAGACGTCCAGCGCATCGAGATCCCCCTCAGCGAAGTCCTGCCCGCCCCGGCAGGCGGCGTCGACACGGGCGAGACCCCGCCGGAGCCGCCCCACGGCATTGGCCACCACATCAAGTTTCCCTGGGCCAAGGAGATCAAGGCCATCGCCATCATTCCCGACTTCCAGGTCCCTACCCACCTCGCCCGTGAGGTGCTGCCGCCGCACTACACCCGTCCCGACGTT ACCTTCAACATGCAGAGAATAGCTCTTCTCCCCGTAGCCCTGGGCACTTCCCCCCCAGATCCGGAACTCATCCACCTGGCAATGCAAGACAAGATCCACCAGCCCTACCGCCAGACCCTCATCCCTGGCCTGAGCCAGATCGTTGAGGGCATGTCCCCCAGCACGCAGCCGGGCTTCCTCGGCGTTTGCCTCTCCGGCGCGGGTCCCACCATCCTTGCGCTCGCCACGAGCAACTTTGAGGAGATTGCCAACAAGATCATCAAGATTCTCAGGGAGAACAACGCCGATAAGAACGTCGGCTGCGAGTGGAAGATTCTGGAGCCCGCTGAGGGAACGCAGGTTATCCGGTGA
- a CDS encoding cerato-platanin translates to MQFSNLVTILSSIAAAAAVSVSYDTGYDDGSRSLTAVSCSDGANGLITKYGWQNQGQVAKFPYIGGADAIAGWNSPNCGTCWQLTYNGKSINVLAIDHAGSGFNLALGAMNDLTNGQAAQLGRIDAQATQVGLDACGL, encoded by the exons ATGCAGTTCTCCAACCTCGTCACCATCCTCTCCTCCATCGCCGCCGCGGCCGCCGTCTCCGTCTCCTACGACACCGGCTACGACGACGGTTCCCGCTCCCTGACCGCCGTCTCCTGCTCCGACGGCGCCAACGGCCTCATCACAAAGTACGGATGGCAGAACCAGGGCCAGGTCGCAAAGTTCCCCTACATCGGTGGCGCTGACGCCATCGCCGGCTGGAACTCCCCCAAC TGCGGCACCTGCTGGCAGCTTACCTACAACGGCAAGAGCATCAACGTTCTCGCCATCGACCACGCTGGCTCCGGGTTCAACTTGGCTCTTGGCGCCATGAACGACCTCACCAACGGTCAGGCTGCTCAGCTTGGCCGCATTGATGCCCAGGCTACCCAGGTCGGCCTTGACGCCTGTGGTTTGTAA